The window TTTTTTTCTTATAAACTCCCAACTCAAGGTTTGAAAAGAAAACAAATTTCACAAAAACTGAAAGAGTCCGGACGAACATAAACAGACTTACAACATCTCAAACAGTAAATCTTACCATAGTCCGGATCAAACGCTCGCAATTCGATACAAAAGATGGCACCGTGGCAGAGGCGGCGCAAGCACGCAACAACGTTGTTCTCGACCGCCCCGTGCGTGATTCATTGTCCTCAAGCCCTGCCTGACGCCAAATTCGGGGCCGCCGGAAAATAGCCCCGGCCGATTCTTGTAGTTGTCGGTAGCAACCAAGGCCGTTGGACGTACGGCAATGCCGCGGAAGTCGTGGAAGCCGAGGGGAGGCGCTGGATGTGTGGCGCCCGCGCCGGAGCTTCACTGGAAGGCCCTAAACCCTAACCCCACCCCCGCGGAGGTCCCCGAGTGCTCCCGCTCCCGCGCCGCCGAGGTGTCCGACGACGACGCCTTTGTGGGCGTCCCCGCCGCCGCTGAGGATGCTCTCGTGGAGGAAGAAATAGCAGGAAAGCTGGCGAGGATTGACATGGAGTTGAGTCAGGAGGAGCTGCGCGCTAACTATCAGATGCAGGAGGACGAGGTGATGTGTCACTtttcttttctctctttcagACTCGGGGATGCATGCATCATCTTGCTCTTCAGTACTGTAGATGGTAAAGCATGGTTGAGTAGCTTCATggaaataaataaatcatatgTTAGATCACCATAGTGTACTTCATGATTCTATAGTTGAGTAATTTTTAAGGGCCGATTGTGAGGTTTGGAATTATATTTTCATACCGACATTTTTGTTGTGTTACTTTTGTGCTGATTTCTCATTCTTACTTTTCTGTTATCTTGTTTTTAAATTGGACATGTGTTTTTTCTCAAATACGCCAAAGTGTGTGAACTGTGAAGTAGCTGGCCTATGTACGCTCATAACGACATTTTTTGTTGTGTTTTGCACACCCAGAGAAGAGATATTCTACCAGTTAAGCCATGCCTGATTTTGTGCTGATTTCTCATTCTTATTTTGCTGTTATCTTGTCCTTTTTAGTTGGACATATGTTTTTTTTTCTCAAATATACCAAAGTGTGTGCTTGCTTTTTAATTGGATGTATCATGATCTGATCATTTTTTTGTGTCTGATACAAACTAAACATGTTGCCCAGATATTTGCCTTGGAAGCAATTTTTGGAGACAGCATAGTCATATTAAACAGAAAAGAAGGTCAACGGTCTTTCCAGGTATGTCGATCACAATTAATTTTCCACCCATATTCTTGCTAGTGAGGGCAATTAAGGTTTTAATATGTCAATGTTGTTACACAGGTTCATGTACATATTGAGATACCAGATGATGGTATAGATGTCTCGGCAAGGCTCGACTATGGTACCGGAACATTAAATTACGGGGAAACATGTGATGGTGATGCCTCGGATAACCTTGTTTACAAGTTTAGGGTTGAGCATTTGCCTCCAATCCTGCTAACATGCCACCTGCCTTCGTCTTACCCGAGTCATCAACCTCCCTCTTTCACCATCTCCATCGAATGGctggacacagtgaagatttcaTCATTGTGTCAGATGCTTGATATGATTTGGGAAGAGCAGCAGGGCCTGGAAGTAATATACCAGTGGGTTCAGTGGCTCCAAAACTCTTTACTTTCTCACCTAGGGTTTACTGACGAGATAATTTTAAGCAAGGGTGATCTAACCTGTCATGAAGATGGTGGGGATAAGCGTGCTTGTCGAGATGATTCTGCACCTGATGTTATAAttacaaggattatgagatacgATGATGATAAGCGTCATGAAGCCTTCTTACATGATATTCATGACTGCATGATATGCTTCAGCGAGTTTCCTGGTAAGTCTTAGTTTTCTGCATAGCTGTTTATAGTGTTATATAGAGACTTATACTGTAGAGGTCTTGAGTTGtgttatactccctctgtaaagaaatatatatatataagagcatttggatcactactttagtgatttaaacactcttatatttcttacggagggagtaattaacAATGGCCTATTTTGGCTAGTCCCATTACCTCATGCATTATCCTTATTCTTTGAGTTGACTACATACTACACCTGTAACACCATTGCATAGATGGCATATTAGAGATTCTCATTCAGATGTTTTTTTTGCCTTTGTTCTGAGGGTACTGTCTTTTTTTTCtgtaatgcaataaaaattaAAGTGCAATGGGGGTATATATTCATGATGCATGCCATGTCCAACTTGGATATTTTCCATTTAATTTGTTAACCCTTGGTATCTCAATTATTGTTGCTTCTAATTTTAATTCACTACTTTGC is drawn from Aegilops tauschii subsp. strangulata cultivar AL8/78 chromosome 1, Aet v6.0, whole genome shotgun sequence and contains these coding sequences:
- the LOC109782763 gene encoding uncharacterized protein, whose protein sequence is MPRKSWKPRGGAGCVAPAPELHWKALNPNPTPAEVPECSRSRAAEVSDDDAFVGVPAAAEDALVEEEIAGKLARIDMELSQEELRANYQMQEDEIFALEAIFGDSIVILNRKEGQRSFQYVNVVTQVHVHIEIPDDGIDVSARLDYGTGTLNYGETCDGDASDNLVYKFRVEHLPPILLTCHLPSSYPSHQPPSFTISIEWLDTVKISSLCQMLDMIWEEQQGLEVIYQWVQWLQNSLLSHLGFTDEIILSKGDLTCHEDGGDKRACRDDSAPDVIITRIMRYDDDKRHEAFLHDIHDCMICFSEFPGKS